A window of Argopecten irradians isolate NY chromosome 14, Ai_NY, whole genome shotgun sequence contains these coding sequences:
- the LOC138307776 gene encoding coiled-coil domain-containing protein 160 homolog, translated as MATQRKEWNDWVGELFAPAVDVSVKDLLGEKTPEEETVIKAKIKHVSSFDPEAIRKVYERVRLMSVMDDEMKSQQQMETEKPTVTDSEVPLKEQPQKKTVEVELDNSCIWDSDEISVLREAFKSVKGENIRLTGRNKELEKRNLYLETRLGTLSGEVENKSVKITDINKANSRLKIHCEKLQDELDHANARLTAMEEIFSEISSEKAAMVKEVHELRVQRDKDRMEKGRLELNLESVQNAAESEKLAAGESVKVQCQLEIMELEKRVAELTADLANERRVHGVTKRGLDHLRQHFASLPLSNIVPPNSVRADQVAKFQY; from the exons ATGGCTACCCAAAGGAAAGAATGGAATGATTGGGTGGGGGAGTTGTTTGCCCCTGCTGTAGATGTGTCTGTCAAGGACTTGCTTGGCGAGAAGACACCTGAGGAGGAAACGGTCATCAAGGCAAAGATCAAACATGTGTCTTCCTTTGATCCCGAGGCGATCCGTAAGGTATATGAGAGGGTGCGTCTGATGTCAGTCATGGACGACGAAATGAAATCCCAGCAACAGATGGAGACAGAGAAACCAACAGTTACAG ACAGCGAAGTTCCTTTGAAAGAACAACCACAAAAGAAAACTGTGGAAGTTGAATTGGACAACTCCTGTATTTGGGATTCTGACGAAATTAGTGTTCTCCGCGAAGCATTTAAATCGGTCAAGGGGGAAAACATCAGACTTACAGGAAGAAACAAGGAACTGGAGAAGAGAAATCTCTATTTGGAAACGCGTTTAGGAACACTTTCTGGTGAGGTGGAAAATAAATCTGTGAAAATAACAGACATCAACAAAGCAAACAGTCGTCTAAAAATCCATTGTGAAAAGTTACAAGATGAACTAGACCACGCTAATGCACGGCTGACAGCCATGGAGGAAATTTTTTCTGAGATCAGTTCTGAAAAAGCAGCTATGGTGAAAGAAGTCCATGAATTACGTGTACAGAGAGACAAAGATAGAATGGAAAAAGGACGATTAGAGTTGAATTTAGAATCCGTCCAAAATGCAGCAGAAAGTGAAAAACTGGCTGCTGGGGAAAGTGTGAAAGTACAGTGTCAGTTAGAAATAATGGAACTGGAAAAACGTGTTGCTGAACTTACGGCAGATTTAGCTAATGAGAGACGAGTACATGGTGTAACGAAGCGTGGCCTAGATCACCTAAGGCAACACTTTGCTAGTTTACCATTGTCTAATATCGTGCCTCCTAACTCTGTGCGGGCAGACCAGGTGGCAAAGTTCCAGTACTAG